A single genomic interval of Pseudomonas sp. FeN3W harbors:
- a CDS encoding integrase family protein — MKAKITQALVERVSAVTDKTTLYADPELRGFYLIVSKSKKGFYVQSLVNGKQVRVKLGDHPSLTAKAARELAMQTLVTMRSGVNPNEEKRKARVKGITLREALDLHLAAKKLSPRTASDYRYNCEQYLSDWLDRPLADIGSNRAAVRERHKRITKENGAPSADNVFRIFRALYNRGLREHPDLPANPCLNVDYHGLRRRKVDANAEQLKEWGKAVLELNPVRRDLHLFMLLSGMRRTSACEARLEHLSDGCLHVPNPKGGTNRAFDLPLSGPLKDLLGHRATEAPRINRKTKWLFPSDSKSGHVTEVAQHELNGLTGHALRHVFSTLAVESGVPLLELKYLLNHAASNVTMGYIHVGPEHLRPYQEKASGHILERLGLQWTPGVWPPVLKEAAAEQKAA; from the coding sequence ATGAAAGCCAAAATCACCCAAGCCCTGGTCGAACGTGTTTCGGCGGTGACTGATAAGACCACCCTGTATGCGGACCCAGAACTGCGCGGTTTCTACCTTATCGTCTCTAAAAGCAAGAAAGGCTTCTACGTCCAAAGCCTCGTCAACGGGAAGCAGGTCAGGGTCAAGCTGGGCGACCATCCGTCTCTGACGGCAAAGGCCGCAAGAGAGCTTGCTATGCAGACGCTGGTGACGATGCGCTCAGGTGTGAATCCAAATGAAGAGAAGCGCAAAGCGAGGGTAAAAGGCATCACCCTCAGGGAGGCGCTGGACCTTCACCTTGCCGCCAAAAAGCTCTCCCCTCGCACCGCCTCGGACTACAGGTACAACTGCGAGCAATACCTCTCCGACTGGTTGGATAGGCCGCTGGCCGATATTGGCAGCAACAGGGCCGCTGTCAGGGAGCGGCACAAGCGGATCACCAAAGAGAATGGCGCCCCCTCGGCAGACAATGTTTTCCGCATCTTCCGCGCCCTCTATAACCGAGGCCTTCGCGAGCATCCCGACCTTCCGGCCAACCCCTGCTTGAACGTGGACTACCACGGGCTAAGGCGTCGCAAGGTGGATGCCAACGCGGAACAGCTTAAAGAGTGGGGCAAAGCCGTCCTGGAGCTGAACCCAGTGAGGCGAGACCTTCATCTGTTCATGCTGCTGAGCGGCATGCGTCGGACCTCAGCCTGCGAAGCTCGCCTTGAGCACCTGTCCGATGGATGCCTGCATGTGCCCAACCCTAAAGGCGGCACAAATCGAGCATTCGATCTGCCTCTGTCAGGCCCGTTGAAAGACCTGCTCGGCCATCGGGCAACCGAAGCGCCTCGCATTAATCGCAAGACAAAGTGGCTCTTTCCTTCGGACTCGAAGTCGGGGCACGTCACCGAGGTTGCGCAACACGAGCTGAATGGGCTGACAGGTCATGCCTTGCGGCATGTGTTCTCCACCTTGGCCGTTGAGTCAGGCGTGCCCTTGCTGGAACTGAAATACCTGCTCAACCACGCAGCCAGCAACGTGACCATGGGCTACATCCATGTCGGCCCTGAGCACCTTCGGCCCTACCAAGAAAAGGCTTCCGGGCACATTCTCGAACGGCTCGGGCTGCAATGGACGCCTGGTGTATGGCCACCAGTGCTCAAAGAGGCGGCAGCTGAACAGAAGGCTGCCTAA
- a CDS encoding DUF4145 domain-containing protein — protein MTISRTLAIAKELRDAVRAKNPPPEEGAPSHDEPVVYVSLVRGTRPYLEKIVHQINGSYEGGWYDASAVMTRRLIETLIIELFEARGIADRIKNGGGDFLYLGDLISKLLAENTWNLSRNAKAALPRLKDVGDKSAHSRYFVAHRQDIDKLIPDLRVVIQELITLAGLK, from the coding sequence ATGACTATTTCTCGAACCTTAGCAATTGCGAAAGAACTGCGCGACGCAGTAAGAGCCAAAAATCCTCCACCGGAGGAAGGCGCACCTAGCCACGATGAGCCCGTTGTATATGTGTCCCTCGTAAGGGGGACACGCCCTTATCTGGAAAAGATTGTTCACCAGATCAACGGGTCATACGAAGGAGGCTGGTACGACGCCTCGGCCGTCATGACAAGAAGACTGATTGAGACCTTGATTATCGAGCTTTTCGAGGCTCGAGGGATAGCAGACAGAATTAAAAATGGTGGTGGCGATTTTCTCTATCTAGGTGACTTAATATCGAAGCTTCTCGCCGAGAACACATGGAACCTAAGTAGAAATGCCAAAGCCGCGCTTCCTAGATTGAAAGACGTCGGGGACAAGTCAGCTCACAGCCGATATTTTGTAGCCCACAGGCAAGACATTGATAAGTTAATTCCTGATTTGCGAGTCGTGATTCAGGAATTAATAACCCTCGCAGGATTGAAATAG
- a CDS encoding DUF5343 domain-containing protein, protein MAEDKKRSFPKIPKSSWFTLREKFKQRVPAEVSPSYVASALSMSEPSASANILPSLRTFGLVLEDGKPSDLAYEWRDDSKYPEVCKEILEKIYPQELLDLFHGPDVQAQDVNSWFARYSKVGESAARMYGTTFLMLLEGDLEKAESKQAKSPRAASQVKQTVRKSTPSQVNGKSTESKIPAVPEAPSENSSVGVTGFTPKLHIDIQIHISPESPPEQIDKIFESMAKHLKDFRA, encoded by the coding sequence GTGGCAGAAGACAAAAAGCGCAGCTTCCCCAAAATCCCTAAATCATCTTGGTTCACGCTTCGCGAAAAGTTTAAGCAAAGGGTTCCCGCCGAAGTTTCCCCTAGCTACGTCGCTAGCGCACTATCCATGTCAGAGCCATCCGCGAGCGCAAACATTCTCCCTTCGCTGAGAACATTTGGCCTAGTGCTCGAAGATGGGAAGCCCAGCGACCTCGCGTACGAGTGGAGGGATGACTCCAAATACCCCGAGGTATGCAAAGAGATTTTAGAGAAGATATATCCCCAAGAGCTCCTAGACCTATTTCATGGCCCCGACGTTCAGGCGCAGGACGTAAATTCTTGGTTTGCCCGCTACTCCAAAGTTGGCGAAAGCGCTGCACGGATGTATGGAACGACTTTCCTAATGCTATTGGAGGGCGATCTCGAAAAAGCAGAATCTAAGCAAGCAAAAAGCCCACGTGCAGCTAGCCAGGTGAAGCAAACGGTACGCAAATCGACACCCTCCCAAGTGAATGGCAAGAGCACTGAATCAAAAATCCCGGCAGTTCCCGAAGCTCCGAGTGAAAACTCAAGCGTAGGCGTAACTGGATTCACTCCCAAGCTCCATATCGATATACAGATTCATATCTCGCCAGAAAGCCCACCTGAACAAATAGACAAGATATTTGAAAGCATGGCTAAGCACCTTAAGGACTTCCGAGCGTAA